A single Mucilaginibacter inviolabilis DNA region contains:
- a CDS encoding manganese efflux pump, with protein sequence MILYAIILIAIGIAADNLMIAGLTVSKTASISNKKWIIILLLLFIVQYQMLLLGKTVGGWAHYLTGSNPNLLGMGLLLSVTINICRELFQQKVTHPVISYTPDNLLLLAFSTSMYVFLFSVAVQWLNVHDQRLNYWLAGAILIFLNAGIILGRLQLYKPLRFIRFTCTGMLLAGTLILILKTL encoded by the coding sequence ATGATACTATACGCCATTATATTAATAGCCATAGGTATAGCTGCCGACAACCTGATGATAGCCGGATTAACCGTGAGCAAAACCGCTTCTATATCCAATAAAAAATGGATTATTATCCTGTTGCTGCTCTTTATAGTCCAGTATCAAATGCTGCTATTGGGTAAAACGGTTGGAGGCTGGGCGCATTACTTAACTGGTAGCAATCCGAATTTGCTGGGTATGGGTTTGCTATTGTCTGTGACTATTAATATTTGCAGAGAGCTTTTTCAGCAGAAGGTTACTCATCCGGTGATTAGCTATACACCAGATAATCTTTTACTACTTGCTTTTAGTACCTCTATGTACGTTTTCCTATTTAGCGTAGCTGTGCAATGGTTAAACGTTCATGATCAAAGGCTAAACTACTGGTTAGCGGGCGCTATTCTGATCTTTCTGAACGCAGGCATCATATTAGGCCGCTTACAGCTCTATAAACCTCTGCGCTTTATTCGCTTTACCTGTACCGGAATGTTATTAGCCGGTACATTAATACTCATTTTAAAGACCCTATAA
- the mgtA gene encoding magnesium-translocating P-type ATPase, with protein MLTINKTSLRKVAADGKKILLNGNEEAAATKLKNASSHDLDFSLAMLDSALEGLSLAQAKDRLERFGLNEVHHEKAPSWFKQLIEAFINPFIGILLIIAAISFILDVWLAKPGEADYKTVLMVGIMVMTSALLRFVQEYRSNRAAEQLKSMVTTTATVLRKPVGKKEFDIKKLVPGDIVFLSAGDMIPADCRIMQSKDLFVSQAMLTGESLPVEKRSFPVRDADSKPLVELDNICFMGTNVVSGSAMAICVNTGNQTYFGSLSKDIVGKRAETSFDKGVNKVSYLLIRFMMVMVPLIFLINGLVKGNWWEALLFAIAVAVGLTPEMLPMIVTANLAKGAVNMSKRKVIIKRLSAIQNIGAMDILCTDKTGTLTMDKIVLEKHLNIFGDEDEEVLKWAYLNSFHQTGLKNLLDVAVLEHIEIHEYLKVEEYYLKVDEIPFDFQRRRMSVILKQRNGKHLLICKGAVEEMLDLCNYAFDPGEDKQLHIESDKIMPMDESRRNMILNTSKKLNAEGLRVLLVAIKEFDDRALTYSVDDEKDMILTGFIGFLDPAKPSAKTSIEALQKLGVNVKVLTGDNEIVTKKICRDVGIPYSRILLGSDVEQMSDDELKHQVDDVSILAKLSPLQKSRVVKILQSKGHTVGFMGDGINDAAALRDADVGISVDTAVDIAKESADIILLEKDLMVLRKGVIYGRRTFGNIIKYIKMTASSNFGNMFSMLGASAFLPFLPMLPVQILIQNLLYDVSQISIPWDTMDEEFIEQPKKWDASGITRFMLYIGPISSIFDYATFAVMFFVFKANSPAHQQLFQSGWFIEGLLSQTLIVHMIRTRKIPFIQSWATTPIIALTSLIMVIGILIPFSPFAESLKMQPLSLIYFPWLIGILTAYCVLTQLVKTWYIKKFNQWL; from the coding sequence ATGCTGACTATCAATAAAACCTCACTAAGAAAAGTGGCAGCTGACGGAAAAAAGATCCTGCTGAACGGCAATGAAGAAGCCGCGGCAACCAAACTCAAGAACGCTTCATCCCATGATCTGGATTTTTCCCTGGCCATGCTGGATAGCGCTCTGGAAGGCCTGTCATTGGCCCAGGCTAAGGATCGTTTGGAAAGATTTGGCTTGAATGAGGTGCATCATGAAAAAGCACCGTCCTGGTTCAAACAACTGATTGAGGCTTTTATCAATCCCTTCATTGGTATCCTGCTTATTATTGCTGCCATATCATTTATACTGGATGTTTGGTTGGCCAAGCCCGGAGAAGCCGATTATAAAACCGTGCTCATGGTAGGCATTATGGTGATGACCAGCGCCCTGTTACGCTTTGTTCAGGAATACCGGAGTAACCGGGCAGCCGAGCAGCTCAAAAGCATGGTTACCACCACGGCAACCGTTTTACGGAAACCAGTTGGTAAAAAAGAATTCGATATTAAAAAACTGGTACCTGGCGATATTGTATTTCTTTCGGCCGGGGATATGATCCCTGCAGATTGCCGCATCATGCAATCCAAAGATCTTTTTGTAAGCCAGGCCATGTTAACCGGCGAATCTTTACCGGTTGAAAAAAGGAGCTTCCCCGTGCGGGATGCAGACAGCAAACCTTTGGTTGAACTGGATAATATATGCTTTATGGGCACCAATGTGGTGAGTGGTTCGGCTATGGCCATTTGCGTAAACACCGGCAATCAAACCTATTTTGGTTCGCTTAGTAAAGACATTGTTGGCAAACGCGCCGAAACAAGTTTTGACAAAGGTGTAAATAAAGTAAGCTATTTACTTATCCGGTTCATGATGGTTATGGTTCCCCTGATATTCTTAATCAACGGGTTGGTTAAAGGTAACTGGTGGGAAGCGCTCTTATTTGCCATTGCGGTTGCAGTAGGATTAACCCCCGAAATGCTGCCCATGATTGTAACGGCCAACCTGGCTAAAGGCGCCGTTAACATGAGCAAAAGAAAGGTGATCATCAAACGACTTAGTGCCATTCAAAACATAGGTGCCATGGATATTCTGTGCACCGACAAGACTGGTACGCTAACCATGGATAAAATTGTGCTGGAAAAACACCTGAACATTTTTGGAGATGAGGATGAAGAAGTATTAAAATGGGCCTATCTGAATAGTTTTCACCAAACCGGATTGAAAAACTTATTGGACGTAGCTGTTCTGGAGCATATAGAAATTCATGAATATCTAAAAGTAGAAGAGTACTATTTAAAAGTTGACGAGATCCCTTTTGATTTTCAGCGCCGCCGGATGTCTGTTATTTTAAAACAACGGAATGGCAAACATTTACTCATCTGTAAAGGCGCGGTGGAAGAAATGCTCGATTTGTGCAATTACGCTTTTGATCCCGGCGAGGATAAACAATTACACATCGAGTCGGACAAGATTATGCCGATGGATGAAAGCCGGAGAAACATGATCCTCAATACTTCTAAAAAGCTAAATGCCGAGGGTCTGCGGGTTTTATTGGTGGCTATTAAAGAGTTTGACGACCGGGCCCTCACCTATTCTGTAGATGACGAAAAGGACATGATCCTTACCGGCTTTATCGGTTTCCTTGATCCCGCGAAACCATCGGCAAAAACCTCTATCGAGGCTTTACAGAAGCTTGGGGTTAATGTAAAAGTACTCACCGGCGATAACGAGATCGTCACTAAAAAAATCTGCCGCGATGTGGGCATACCCTACAGCCGCATCCTGCTCGGAAGCGACGTAGAACAAATGAGTGATGACGAACTGAAACACCAGGTAGATGATGTTTCTATCCTGGCCAAACTTAGTCCTCTACAAAAATCACGGGTGGTTAAAATATTACAGTCCAAAGGGCATACTGTTGGCTTCATGGGCGATGGTATTAATGACGCGGCAGCTTTAAGAGACGCCGATGTTGGCATTTCCGTAGATACTGCCGTGGATATCGCCAAAGAAAGTGCTGATATTATTTTGCTCGAGAAAGATCTGATGGTTTTGCGCAAAGGCGTGATCTATGGCCGCCGGACATTTGGCAACATCATCAAATATATTAAAATGACCGCGAGCAGTAATTTTGGCAATATGTTCAGCATGTTGGGTGCAAGCGCATTCCTGCCCTTCCTGCCTATGCTTCCTGTTCAAATCCTCATTCAAAATTTATTGTATGATGTATCGCAGATATCTATCCCCTGGGATACTATGGACGAAGAATTTATAGAGCAGCCAAAAAAATGGGATGCCTCGGGCATCACCCGGTTTATGCTGTATATCGGCCCTATCAGCTCTATTTTTGATTATGCCACTTTCGCGGTTATGTTCTTTGTATTCAAGGCCAATAGTCCGGCCCATCAGCAACTGTTTCAAAGTGGGTGGTTTATCGAAGGTCTGTTATCCCAAACCCTCATCGTGCACATGATCCGGACACGTAAAATACCATTCATACAAAGCTGGGCAACCACACCCATCATCGCATTAACCTCACTCATTATGGTGATAGGTATCCTGATCCCGTTTTCGCCATTTGCCGAAAGTTTAAAGATGCAGCCACTTTCGCTAATTTATTTCCCCTGGTTAATTGGCATACTGACAGCTTATTGTGTACTCACCCAGCTGGTTAAAACATGGTACATTAAAAAATTCAATCAATGGCTTTGA
- a CDS encoding HAMP domain-containing sensor histidine kinase, whose product MKIRNQLLLLFLVLFGVLLLAFSIFIYISSAQTRKDEYFKQLKREAITKANLLFDAKVAPSVLQLIYKNSANSLFEEEVAVYDTSFNLLYHDAVQIDKVKETRKMIDQIVEQKEITFDQGSLQVVGLLYTHHDKNYVLTAAANDEYGIQRLGELKNTLIISFIIIICFTVIAGYYFAGRALKPVAEIIDNVKEITATRLDMRVPVKSEKDEIGELAITFNQMLDRLENSFNAQKSFVNNISHELRTPLATVVGELQLALIKDRSITEYKEVIQLSLHDAKRLVKLSNGLLDLAKANFDQKEVRMKELRVDELLMDARETVIKTMDGFNVDVLFEQEIENDDNISVMGNEYLLKVAFINLMENACKFSPDHLCTVTITYLHDKVILAFKDNGIGIKPQDIPHIFSEFYRGTNKDFTWGNGIGLSLTDKIIAMHGGSITVASTENKGSTFTISLIHV is encoded by the coding sequence ATGAAGATCAGGAACCAACTTTTATTGTTGTTTTTAGTATTGTTCGGGGTGCTCCTGCTGGCCTTTTCTATATTCATATACATTTCTTCGGCACAAACCCGTAAGGATGAATATTTCAAACAACTTAAAAGAGAGGCCATAACCAAAGCCAACCTGCTTTTTGATGCTAAAGTTGCCCCATCGGTATTACAATTGATCTATAAAAATTCCGCCAACTCGTTGTTCGAGGAAGAGGTGGCCGTTTACGATACCTCGTTTAACCTATTATATCATGATGCGGTGCAGATTGATAAAGTAAAAGAAACCCGGAAAATGATCGATCAGATCGTTGAGCAGAAAGAGATCACCTTTGACCAGGGCAGTTTGCAGGTGGTTGGGCTTTTATATACCCATCATGATAAAAACTATGTCCTTACAGCTGCCGCCAATGACGAATATGGGATCCAACGTCTTGGCGAATTAAAAAACACGCTGATCATATCGTTTATCATCATTATCTGTTTTACCGTTATTGCAGGGTATTACTTTGCCGGCAGGGCCCTGAAACCTGTTGCCGAGATTATTGATAATGTAAAAGAAATTACAGCAACCCGCTTGGATATGCGTGTACCCGTAAAAAGCGAAAAGGACGAAATTGGCGAACTGGCCATCACTTTCAACCAGATGCTCGACCGACTCGAGAACTCCTTTAATGCACAAAAAAGTTTTGTTAATAACATTTCCCATGAACTCCGCACTCCACTCGCAACGGTGGTTGGGGAATTGCAACTAGCGTTGATAAAAGACCGTTCCATAACGGAGTATAAAGAGGTGATCCAGCTATCGCTGCACGACGCTAAAAGATTGGTAAAACTGTCCAACGGCCTGCTCGATCTGGCTAAAGCCAATTTTGACCAAAAGGAGGTTAGGATGAAAGAGCTGCGGGTGGATGAATTATTAATGGATGCCCGCGAAACCGTCATTAAAACAATGGATGGTTTTAATGTGGATGTATTGTTTGAGCAGGAAATAGAAAATGACGATAATATTTCTGTGATGGGGAATGAATACTTGTTGAAAGTGGCATTCATCAACCTCATGGAAAACGCCTGCAAATTCTCGCCCGATCATCTGTGCACCGTAACCATCACGTACCTGCATGACAAAGTAATCCTGGCATTTAAAGATAATGGTATTGGTATCAAGCCACAGGATATTCCGCATATTTTCTCGGAATTTTACAGGGGCACCAATAAGGATTTTACCTGGGGCAACGGCATAGGTTTATCCTTAACCGATAAAATAATCGCCATGCATGGGGGCAGTATTACTGTTGCCTCTACAGAAAATAAAGGCAGCACTTTTACCATATCACTCATCCACGTTTAG
- a CDS encoding efflux RND transporter periplasmic adaptor subunit produces the protein MKTLSSPYFKFVALACACLLLTISACNHDTAAADDAPVKSQTPVTVTSISNGTMADSISLNATSSFMQKSYVKANAIGYIQHVYVKPGQYVSAGQLLFTIKTKEAQSIGNTINVLDTTFKFSGVNRIKAASSGYITQLMHQLGDYVQDGEQLAAISDKESFAFVMQLPYELQSTLRNNQDIILTLPGGHTLSGRVASVMPSVDTLSQTQGIVIKVNSADPIPENLVARAHIIKSAKSNVPSLPKSAVLANETQTDFWVMKLINDTTAVKIPVQKGIETKSQVEILSPRFGPADRIVITGNYGLADTAKVKIVKP, from the coding sequence ATGAAGACTTTATCATCGCCATATTTTAAATTTGTAGCGCTCGCCTGTGCATGTTTGCTATTAACTATATCAGCATGTAATCATGATACTGCGGCTGCTGACGACGCCCCTGTAAAATCACAAACACCGGTTACGGTGACTTCCATCAGCAACGGAACAATGGCCGATTCTATAAGCCTGAATGCCACTTCGTCATTTATGCAAAAAAGTTATGTAAAGGCTAATGCAATAGGTTACATTCAACATGTATATGTAAAACCGGGGCAGTATGTAAGTGCGGGGCAATTGCTGTTCACTATTAAAACAAAAGAAGCGCAAAGTATCGGCAATACCATCAATGTGCTGGATACTACTTTTAAATTTTCGGGTGTAAACCGTATTAAGGCAGCAAGCAGCGGCTATATTACCCAACTGATGCACCAGCTTGGCGATTATGTGCAGGATGGCGAGCAGTTGGCCGCTATAAGCGATAAGGAAAGCTTTGCCTTTGTAATGCAATTACCTTATGAGCTTCAAAGTACTTTACGCAATAATCAGGATATCATACTCACTTTACCGGGTGGCCACACGCTTAGCGGCAGGGTAGCATCGGTTATGCCTTCGGTTGATACGCTATCGCAAACACAGGGTATAGTAATCAAAGTTAACAGCGCCGATCCGATTCCCGAAAACCTGGTGGCAAGGGCGCATATTATTAAATCGGCAAAAAGCAATGTACCCTCACTACCCAAATCTGCCGTGCTGGCCAATGAAACACAAACCGATTTTTGGGTAATGAAACTCATTAATGATACTACAGCCGTCAAGATCCCCGTACAAAAAGGAATCGAAACCAAGAGCCAGGTAGAGATCCTCTCGCCCAGATTTGGACCAGCTGACAGAATTGTGATAACAGGTAATTATGGATTGGCCGATACTGCCAAAGTGAAAATTGTGAAACCATGA
- a CDS encoding MgtC/SapB family protein, whose amino-acid sequence MLTIYDFTLRLTVAFILGAVIGTERQWRQRMAGLRTNMLVALGASMFVALAAKIGGDATGRVTSYVVSGIGFLGAGVIMKDGVNIRGLNTAATLWCSAAVGAFCGTGFIAEACIGSAFIIITHVVMRPLGTRLSQLPIHKDASVPVHYLIIIKCRQEVENHLRVLLLQFTNHDEKILLRSLKSTDDNDSTIAVITAEILANGNEDATMEKIAGRLTIEHQVYEVSWNKAGHENDL is encoded by the coding sequence ATGCTCACAATTTATGATTTCACTTTAAGGCTAACCGTGGCCTTTATACTCGGTGCTGTGATCGGTACCGAGCGTCAGTGGCGGCAACGGATGGCAGGCCTCCGCACCAATATGCTGGTAGCACTGGGAGCAAGCATGTTTGTAGCCTTAGCGGCAAAGATAGGTGGTGATGCCACTGGTCGTGTAACCTCTTATGTGGTAAGTGGCATAGGTTTCCTGGGTGCCGGCGTCATCATGAAAGATGGCGTTAACATCAGGGGCTTAAACACTGCAGCTACCCTGTGGTGTTCAGCAGCTGTGGGCGCGTTCTGTGGTACAGGTTTTATTGCAGAAGCCTGTATCGGGTCGGCATTTATTATTATTACCCATGTAGTAATGCGTCCTTTGGGAACCCGGCTAAGTCAGCTGCCTATCCATAAGGATGCATCCGTTCCGGTGCACTATCTCATCATCATTAAATGCAGGCAGGAGGTTGAAAATCATCTCCGCGTATTGCTGCTGCAGTTTACCAATCATGATGAAAAGATTCTGCTTCGTTCGCTCAAAAGTACCGACGATAATGACAGCACCATAGCCGTTATCACCGCCGAGATCCTGGCTAATGGAAATGAAGATGCCACCATGGAAAAAATAGCAGGCCGCCTTACCATAGAGCATCAGGTTTATGAAGTAAGCTGGAATAAAGCCGGTCATGAAAACGATCTGTAG
- a CDS encoding response regulator transcription factor: protein MHILVIEDEQRVAELIKKGLEEHGFQITLAYDGEMGKKLSLSKEFDLILMDIILPKINGIDLCREIRSSRPDIPIIMLTALGTTDDKVEGFDAGANDYLVKPFDFRELHARIRALTNRVQHNNTFNQGFILRFADLEMNLQTKIVTRNNEVIDLTPKEFRLLEYMMKNAQRVLSRTEIAEKVWDTFDSGTNFIDVYINYLRKKIDKNFATKLIHTKPGMGFIFKEG, encoded by the coding sequence ATGCACATACTCGTTATTGAAGATGAACAAAGAGTAGCCGAGCTGATCAAAAAAGGTCTCGAAGAACATGGCTTCCAGATAACGCTTGCATACGACGGGGAAATGGGAAAAAAACTGTCCTTATCAAAAGAATTTGATCTGATCCTGATGGATATCATTCTTCCAAAGATCAATGGGATAGACCTGTGCAGAGAAATACGAAGTTCAAGACCCGACATTCCTATCATTATGCTGACTGCATTAGGTACTACGGACGATAAAGTAGAAGGCTTTGATGCTGGAGCTAACGATTACCTGGTAAAACCCTTTGATTTCCGGGAGCTTCATGCACGTATCCGCGCCCTAACCAACCGGGTTCAGCATAACAACACTTTTAACCAGGGTTTTATTTTACGCTTTGCCGATCTGGAAATGAATCTGCAAACCAAAATCGTGACCAGGAATAATGAGGTGATCGACCTCACCCCTAAAGAATTTCGCCTACTGGAATATATGATGAAGAACGCCCAGCGAGTTTTATCCAGAACCGAAATAGCCGAAAAAGTTTGGGATACCTTTGATTCGGGTACCAATTTTATTGATGTATACATCAACTATCTCCGAAAAAAAATCGATAAGAATTTCGCCACCAAACTCATACACACCAAGCCGGGAATGGGCTTTATTTTTAAAGAAGGATGA
- a CDS encoding efflux RND transporter permease subunit: MKNLNNFFITHKKPISLMLFIILLGGGFAYSRLQTSLFPEITFPKIKIIADAGLQPVNKMMITVTKPLENAVKQVPNLQYVRSTTSRGSCEISAFMNWNADIDLSQQQIQSRIDQIKNDLPPEVNISVEKMNPSILPVSGYTLESHSKSPIELKQLATYTVKPFLSQVDGVSEIRVIGGKTKEYWLVLNTQKMGSLGLTPDIITNTLAQTGFIKSEGYLSDYKMLYLTVTDASVNTSQQLENLVISNNRKRVIQLKDIGSIQINPGIEYTKVNANGHEGVLIAVIKQPNANLIDLSDAMTQKVADLQKILPPGVTIKPYYVQADFVNASVKSVSDSLWIGLALAIIVAIIFLRSVKASTTILVTIPVTLCLTLIVLYALGYTFNIMTLGAIAAAIGLIIDDAIVVVEQIHRTHEEHPEEPTLTLLQRAVDYLFPAMVGSSISTIVIFIPFVMMTGVAGAYFKVMTNTMIITLVCSFFVTWIGLPVIYLLLTRNQETNSVQVKEAHGVKRQRWVSFFILRPYLSIIMMLALAAIIVFIPSGLKTGFLPDMDEGSIVLDYTSPPGTSLEETDRMLRDIEKIIIKDPEVAAYSRRTGTQMGFFITEPNTGDYLIQLKKGHDKTTEEVIGDLRQKIESSQPALRVDFGQVIGDMLGDLMTSTQPIEIKVFGDDQVKLQQLSKQIAATVSSVKGTADVFDGIVIAGPSVNIVPDYTRLAQYNLTPANLQTQVQSALQGNIIGSLFEKEQQSPIRMVYPGNRSLDVASLKNLTVFLPNGKPLPISQLANVELRTGDAEVQRENLQAMGVISARLDNVDLGSVMPSIKKNISAINLPTGYHVEYGGAYAEQQQSFKELLIILITSSLLVFGVILFLFKQFRIAFLILVVAVLGIGGSFLALWLTRTPLNVGSYTGLIMIVGIIGENAIFTFWQFRESTKHNNINEAIIYSISTRLRPKLMTALGAIIALLPLALGIGAGAQLHQPLAIAVIGGFLAALPLLLIVLPSMLWLLYRNYTFVHPPVTT; encoded by the coding sequence ATGAAGAACCTGAACAACTTTTTCATCACCCATAAAAAGCCCATCAGTCTGATGCTGTTCATCATACTATTGGGTGGTGGTTTTGCTTATTCGCGCTTGCAAACCTCCCTGTTCCCGGAGATCACTTTCCCCAAGATCAAGATCATAGCCGATGCCGGTTTACAACCGGTAAATAAAATGATGATCACAGTGACCAAACCGCTGGAGAATGCCGTGAAACAAGTGCCAAACCTGCAATATGTACGCAGTACTACCAGCCGCGGAAGTTGTGAAATATCAGCTTTCATGAATTGGAACGCAGATATTGACTTGAGCCAGCAGCAGATACAATCGCGTATTGATCAGATCAAAAATGATCTGCCGCCCGAAGTGAACATCAGTGTTGAAAAAATGAACCCCTCCATCCTGCCGGTAAGCGGGTACACGTTAGAGAGCCATAGCAAATCGCCCATTGAGTTAAAACAGCTGGCTACCTATACCGTAAAACCGTTCCTGTCGCAGGTTGACGGAGTATCGGAGATCAGGGTTATCGGCGGTAAAACCAAAGAGTATTGGCTGGTGCTTAATACACAAAAGATGGGCTCCCTGGGGCTCACGCCAGACATTATTACCAATACCCTGGCTCAAACCGGCTTCATCAAGTCTGAAGGCTATTTGTCTGATTATAAGATGTTGTATTTAACCGTTACAGATGCCTCTGTAAATACCAGTCAGCAGTTGGAAAACCTGGTGATCAGCAATAATCGTAAACGGGTAATACAGCTTAAAGATATTGGCAGCATACAGATCAATCCCGGTATTGAGTACACCAAAGTAAACGCCAATGGCCACGAGGGTGTACTGATAGCCGTAATCAAACAACCTAATGCCAATTTGATCGACCTGTCTGATGCCATGACCCAAAAGGTAGCCGATCTGCAAAAGATCCTTCCTCCTGGTGTAACCATAAAACCATATTATGTTCAGGCCGATTTTGTAAATGCTTCCGTAAAAAGCGTAAGTGATAGTTTATGGATCGGACTGGCGTTGGCTATTATTGTAGCTATCATCTTTTTACGATCGGTAAAGGCCAGTACCACGATACTGGTCACCATACCGGTTACACTCTGCCTAACGCTCATTGTGCTGTACGCGCTGGGTTATACCTTTAATATCATGACGCTGGGCGCTATAGCAGCTGCCATAGGTTTGATCATTGATGATGCCATTGTTGTGGTGGAGCAGATTCACCGCACGCATGAGGAGCATCCGGAAGAGCCTACCCTGACACTACTTCAGCGTGCCGTTGATTACCTTTTTCCGGCCATGGTAGGTTCGTCCATCAGCACCATTGTTATTTTTATCCCATTCGTTATGATGACGGGCGTTGCCGGAGCCTATTTTAAGGTAATGACCAACACCATGATCATTACCCTGGTGTGTTCCTTTTTTGTAACCTGGATAGGCCTACCGGTAATATACCTGTTGCTTACCCGCAACCAAGAAACCAATAGTGTACAGGTTAAAGAAGCCCACGGTGTAAAAAGACAGCGCTGGGTATCCTTTTTTATATTACGCCCTTATTTGAGTATCATCATGATGCTCGCACTTGCCGCGATCATTGTTTTTATCCCGTCAGGATTAAAAACGGGCTTCTTGCCAGATATGGATGAGGGCAGTATTGTACTGGATTATACTTCGCCTCCCGGCACCTCGCTCGAAGAAACCGATCGTATGCTGCGCGATATCGAGAAGATCATCATCAAAGATCCTGAAGTAGCTGCCTATTCACGTAGAACAGGTACGCAAATGGGCTTTTTTATTACCGAACCCAACACCGGTGATTACCTGATACAGCTCAAAAAAGGTCACGATAAAACTACCGAAGAGGTGATAGGCGATCTGCGGCAGAAAATCGAATCTTCCCAACCTGCCCTGCGGGTAGATTTTGGACAGGTAATTGGTGATATGCTGGGCGATCTGATGACCTCTACGCAGCCCATCGAGATTAAAGTTTTTGGGGACGATCAGGTTAAATTACAACAGCTATCTAAACAAATAGCAGCTACAGTAAGCAGCGTAAAAGGCACCGCCGATGTATTTGATGGTATTGTGATTGCCGGTCCATCGGTAAATATTGTACCCGATTATACCAGGCTGGCCCAATATAACCTGACACCCGCCAATTTGCAAACGCAGGTACAATCTGCACTACAGGGCAATATAATAGGTAGTTTGTTCGAGAAGGAACAGCAATCACCTATCCGCATGGTGTATCCTGGCAATCGTTCTTTGGATGTGGCCAGTCTTAAAAACCTAACCGTCTTTTTACCCAACGGCAAACCTCTACCGATCAGTCAGTTGGCAAATGTGGAGTTAAGAACAGGCGACGCGGAAGTACAACGCGAAAACCTGCAGGCCATGGGCGTTATCAGCGCCCGGCTGGATAATGTGGATCTGGGCTCTGTGATGCCATCCATCAAAAAGAATATTAGCGCCATTAATTTACCAACGGGATATCACGTGGAATATGGAGGAGCTTATGCCGAGCAGCAGCAGTCATTCAAAGAGCTATTGATCATTCTGATCACCTCGAGCCTGCTGGTTTTTGGTGTGATCCTTTTTCTGTTCAAACAGTTTCGCATCGCATTTCTTATCCTGGTGGTAGCTGTGCTGGGTATTGGCGGTAGTTTTCTGGCCTTATGGTTAACCCGTACCCCATTAAACGTAGGCAGTTATACTGGCTTAATCATGATTGTAGGCATTATTGGCGAAAATGCCATTTTCACCTTCTGGCAGTTTAGAGAAAGCACCAAACATAATAATATCAACGAGGCTATAATCTATTCTATCTCTACCCGTTTACGCCCTAAGTTGATGACGGCGCTGGGGGCTATTATCGCCCTGTTACCGTTGGCATTGGGCATAGGCGCAGGGGCGCAATTGCATCAGCCATTGGCCATCGCGGTTATTGGTGGTTTCCTGGCAGCATTGCCCCTGTTGTTGATCGTGTTGCCCAGTATGTTATGGCTGCTTTACCGTAATTATACTTTTGTGCATCCACCTGTAACTACATAA